In Gimesia benthica, a single window of DNA contains:
- a CDS encoding DUF4190 domain-containing protein: MSQVLDGSNHSLQNSFEGQDEFSYKPVPPTAVVGLVLGLLSFIALFGIIGLGVAVFGIVVSLISMFNIRRAGGELGGKMVARAGLMLSTFFLVTGVSYQSFVYAHEVPEGYQRINFATDISSKEFVQKDGVTSVNPDVLKMDKQKVFVKGYMYPTRQTEDLQSFILVKDNGQCCFGGQPDVKDMILVEMQGKNRADFYSGLVSVAGEFVAEAPTQAGELRPVYQLKGTHFEQARTSYR; encoded by the coding sequence ATGTCGCAAGTTCTTGATGGCTCCAATCATTCGCTGCAAAATTCCTTCGAAGGTCAGGATGAGTTTTCCTACAAGCCGGTTCCCCCGACTGCTGTCGTGGGCCTGGTACTGGGACTGCTCTCCTTTATCGCCCTGTTCGGGATCATCGGACTGGGTGTGGCCGTGTTCGGTATCGTGGTCTCGCTGATCAGTATGTTCAATATCCGCCGGGCAGGCGGTGAACTGGGCGGCAAAATGGTGGCCCGTGCCGGCCTCATGCTGTCGACCTTCTTCCTGGTCACCGGCGTCAGCTATCAGTCCTTCGTCTATGCACACGAAGTTCCCGAAGGCTACCAGCGAATCAACTTCGCCACCGACATTTCGTCCAAAGAATTCGTCCAGAAAGATGGCGTGACCAGCGTCAATCCCGATGTACTCAAAATGGACAAGCAGAAAGTCTTCGTCAAAGGTTACATGTACCCCACACGCCAGACCGAAGACCTGCAGTCTTTCATTCTGGTTAAAGATAACGGCCAGTGCTGCTTCGGCGGCCAGCCCGACGTGAAAGATATGATCCTGGTCGAAATGCAGGGCAAGAATCGGGCCGACTTCTATTCCGGTCTCGTTTCCGTTGCCGGTGAATTCGTCGCAGAAGCCCCGACCCAGGCCGGTGAATTACGTCCGGTCTACCAGCTGAAGGGGACCCACTTCGAGCAGGCTCGAACTTCCTACAGATAA
- a CDS encoding ABC transporter permease: protein MNTLTIAWKSIKQRRLASALTALSVALGVTLMISVLVINGVIDKMFNQTASGYDLIVGPKGSPLQLVLNTVFRVGAPIENLPYRYYEELKKDPRIEEAIPFAIGDVTEEGGFPIVGTIPRYFALEYIPGRHFRINKDGKFLPGTWDAVIGSAVAKQNNWKMGDEFQLIHGSAESGHVHDEKFKIVGILAPTGTPNDRTVFVNLRGFYQVSGHEKPLEEALRREAEFFGEKIDEAELQKILKENAGHDHHDHSGHDHGHDHGHEVPDAQKEVTAILVQMKGDRLRGFSTIKLQSELKEGNKAQAVNPIQQISWLMINIVGNVRTMLIILTSLIIVVSGVSIFVSIYNSMADRKREIAIMRALGAGRTAVFTIILSESVLLCLGGGILGILLGHGLVFAAAPIIEARSGLLINPFAFSSVELILLPVLVVLASLVGFIPAMTAYRTDVASTLSDT from the coding sequence ATGAATACACTGACCATCGCCTGGAAAAGCATCAAACAACGTCGCCTCGCCTCTGCACTGACGGCCCTTAGCGTGGCCCTGGGTGTGACGCTGATGATCTCCGTTCTGGTCATCAACGGCGTCATCGACAAGATGTTCAACCAGACCGCCAGCGGCTACGACCTCATCGTCGGTCCCAAGGGCAGCCCGCTGCAGCTGGTGTTGAATACCGTCTTCCGCGTCGGTGCCCCGATTGAGAATCTCCCCTACCGCTACTATGAAGAACTGAAAAAAGATCCCCGTATCGAAGAAGCCATCCCTTTCGCGATCGGCGATGTCACCGAGGAAGGCGGCTTTCCGATTGTCGGCACCATTCCCCGTTACTTCGCTCTGGAGTACATCCCGGGGCGGCACTTCCGCATCAATAAGGATGGCAAGTTCCTGCCCGGGACCTGGGATGCCGTCATCGGTTCTGCTGTCGCGAAACAGAACAACTGGAAAATGGGAGATGAATTTCAGTTGATTCACGGCTCCGCGGAGAGTGGTCACGTCCACGATGAAAAATTCAAGATTGTCGGTATTCTCGCACCAACGGGCACGCCGAACGACCGTACCGTCTTCGTCAACCTGCGCGGGTTCTACCAGGTTTCCGGTCACGAGAAACCACTGGAAGAAGCACTCCGCCGCGAAGCCGAATTCTTCGGTGAAAAAATCGACGAAGCCGAACTGCAGAAAATCCTCAAGGAAAACGCCGGCCACGATCATCATGATCACAGCGGCCATGACCATGGACACGATCACGGGCACGAAGTTCCCGACGCGCAGAAAGAGGTGACTGCGATTCTGGTCCAGATGAAAGGCGATCGCCTCCGCGGCTTTTCCACTATCAAACTGCAGTCCGAACTCAAGGAAGGCAACAAGGCCCAGGCCGTCAATCCGATTCAGCAAATCAGCTGGCTGATGATCAACATCGTGGGCAACGTACGCACGATGCTCATCATTCTGACGAGCCTGATCATCGTCGTCTCCGGCGTCAGTATTTTTGTCAGCATCTACAACTCGATGGCCGACCGCAAACGGGAGATCGCCATCATGCGGGCCCTGGGTGCCGGCCGCACCGCAGTCTTCACCATCATTCTCAGCGAGTCCGTTCTGCTCTGTCTGGGAGGGGGTATCCTGGGTATCCTGCTCGGACACGGACTGGTCTTCGCCGCCGCCCCGATCATCGAAGCCCGCAGCGGACTGCTGATCAATCCGTTCGCTTTCAGCTCAGTCGAACTGATTCTGCTGCCGGTATTGGTCGTTCTGGCATCATTGGTCGGCTTCATCCCCGCGATGACCGCTTACCGCACCGACGTCGCCAGTACTTTGAGTGATACCTGA